A portion of the Prinia subflava isolate CZ2003 ecotype Zambia chromosome 35, Cam_Psub_1.2, whole genome shotgun sequence genome contains these proteins:
- the CTXND2 gene encoding cortexin domain containing 2, translating to METPTALPALDLDRAVATAFVVLLGLFLLAMTVRCARLVVDPYSAIPTSTWEEEPIN from the coding sequence ATGGAGACCCCCACAGCGCTGCCCGCCCTGGACCTGGACAGAGCCGTGGCCACGGCGTtcgtggtgctgctggggcttttcctgctggcCATGACCGTGCGCTGCGCCCGCCTCGTGGTGGATCCCTACAGCGCCATCCCCACCTCCACCTGGGAGGAGGAGCCCATCAACTGA
- the SETDB1 gene encoding histone-lysine N-methyltransferase SETDB1 isoform X1: protein MDSPDMKELQEEVMDDLGISLEELQEIIDKEVENSEWVKQRKQQLEELEECMRHKEEEVAHVDQLIDDAMRAIDKCETLAKELYSMMGLQYRDSSSEDEAPAPAEVIEIADEEDDDVLSVDSGWKRSSSSPRISRDQSLLREAMVAMRKSARDVAKFMDAVNKKTNLQEAQKDAQPPQEPPGTVQPVTVPAAPGNDLNTDGDLKVGMRILGKKRTKTWHKGTLIAIQTVGAGKKYKVKFDNKGKSLLSGNHIAYDYHPSAERHHVGRRVVARYKDGNQIWLYAGIVAETPNLKNKDRFLIFFDDGYASYVKEWELYPVCRPLKKAWEDIEDVSCRDFIEEYITAYPNRPMVLLKSGQLIKTEWEGTWWKSRVEEVDGSLVKILFLEALPMGTVSSSFSFPQEDRRCEWIYRGSTRLEPMFSMKTSTASTQEKKQSGQARTRPNVGAVRSKGPVVQYTQDLAGAGPQYKAPEPPPAARPASPQPVEMECSDTQQAQGRKQVAKKSTAFRPGSVGSGHSSPSSPVLGDPPAAGRALPALQHRIPGSSSGGGGGPSQPFHGMLDRVPSEPSYRAPLERLFYLPHVCSYTCLSRVRPLRSDQYRSRNPLLIPLLYDFRRMTARRRVNRKMGFHVLYKTPCGLCLRSMHEIERYLFETDCDFLFLEMFCLDPYVLVDRKFQPYKPYYYIADITKGKEDVPLSCVNEIDSTPPPQVAYSKERIPGKGVYINTSWEFLVGCDCKDGCRDKSRCACHQLTIQASGCTPGGQINPNSGYQHKRLEECLPTGVYECNKRCKCNVNMCTNRLVQHGLQVRLQLFKTQNKGWGIRCLDDIAKGSFVCIYAGKILTDDFADKEGLEMGDEYFANLDHIESVENFKEGYESDAKCSSDNSGVDLKDDDDNENTGTEELEESNEDSSDDNFCKDESFSTSSVLRSYATRRQTRGQRDPAEPAPKEAALPRPLGHDEPATAAPCKLPASEETSKNKVASWLSSNSVAESFQDSDSASSFRTGEGGEAKAVKMEIPAEREKGCAPAPGDLNGEAKPAKKEEPEEPTRIPGLSGLGRRYGYNPCPPKLDGIRRPLSGSALLQSRRRSLGLPPLEDVLTLSSSTDSDEENRAGQAPGTTNDSDDIQTISSGSEEEEGEDKKNQSSGSGPVKRQVAVKSTRGFALKSTHGIAIKATPLAAADKGESAGPVRRSTRQFYDGEENCYIIDAKLEGNLGRYLNHSCTPNLFVQNVFVDTHDLRFPWVAFFASKRIRAGTELTWDYNYEVGSVEGKELLCCCGAIDCRGRLL from the exons ATGGATTCCCCGGACATgaaagagctgcaggaggaggtgatGGATGACCTGGGGATCTCCTTGGAGGAGCTCCAGGAAATCATCGACAAAGAAGTGGAGAACTCGGAGTGGGTGAAGCAGCgcaagcagcagctggaggagctggaggagtgCATGAGGcacaaggaggaggaggtggcccACGTTGACCAGCTCATTGACGATGCCATGAG ggCCATCGACAAGTGCGAGACGCTGGCCAAGGAGCTGTACTCCATGATGGGGCTGCAGTACCGCGACAGCAGCTCGGAGGACGAGGCGCCGGCGCCCGCGGAGGTGATCGAGATCGCCGACGAGGAGGACGACGACGTCCTGAGCGTGGACTCGGGCTGGAAGCGCA gcagcagcagtcccAGAATCTCCAGGGATCAGAGTCTG ctgcGGGAAGCAATGGTTGCCATGAGGAAATCTGCCCGGGACGTTGCGAAATTCATGGATGCTGTGAACAAGAAGACGAACTtgcaggaggcacagaaag ATGCACAACCCCCTCAGGAACCTCCTGGCACTGTCCAgcctgtcactgtccctgcagcccctggcaatGATCTCAACACTGATGGGGACCTCAAAGTGGGCATGaggattttggggaaaaaaagaaccaagACATGGCACAAGGGGACGTTGATTGCCATCCAGACGGTTG gtgctgGCAAGAAATACAAAGTGAAATTTGATAATAAAGGAAAGAGTTTGCTCTCGGGCAACCACATTGCCTACGATTACCACCCGTCTGCTGAGAGGCACCACGTGGGCAGGAGGGTGGTGGCCAGGTACAAGGATGGCAACCAGATTTGGCTCTATGCTGGGATCGTGGCTGAGACCCCCAACCTCAAGAATAAAGACAG GTTCCTGATCTTCTTCGACGACGGCTACGCGTCGTACGTGAAGGAGTGGGAGCTGTACCCGGTCTGCCGGCCAC TGAAAAAGGCCTGGGAAGACATTGAGGACGTTTCCTGTCGGGATTTCATTGAGGAGTACATCACTGCCTACCCCAACCGGCCCATGGTGCTGCTCAAGAGTGGGCAGCTGATCAAAACCGAGTGGGAAGGCACCTGGTGGAAATCCAGAGTGGAGGAAGTGGATGGGAGTCTGGTGAAAATCCTTTTCCTG GAAGCTCTTCCCATGGGAACTGTGAGCTCTTCCTTCTCGTTCCCACAAGAGGACAGACGCTGTGAGTGGATTTACCGGGGCTCCACTCGCCTCGAGCCCATGTTCAGCATGAAAACTTCCACAGCTTCCACCCAGGAGAAGAAGCAGAGTGGGCAAGCCAGGACTCGTCCCAACGTTG GTGCTGTGAGGAGCAAGGGCCCTGTGGTCCAGTACACGCAGGATTTGGCAGGAGCTGGTCCCCAGTACAAGGCTCCAGAGCCGCCGCCAGCTGCACGTCCTGCGTCTCCTCAGCCCGTGGAGATGGA GTGCTCGGACACGCAGCAGGCGCAGGGCAGGAAGCAGGTGGCCAAGAAGAGCACGGCCTTCCGCCCCGGCTCCGTGGGCTCCGGCCACTCGTCCCCGTCCTCCCCTGTCCTTGGGGACCCCCCGGCAGCCGGGAgagcccttccagccctgcagcaccg catccctggcagcagcagcggcggcggcggcggcccctCGCAGCCCTTCCACGGCATGCTGGACCGCGTCCCCAGCGAGCCGTCCTACCGCGCCCCCCTCGAGCGCCTCTTCTACCTGCCCCACGTGTGCAGCTACACCTGCCTGTCGCGGGTGCGGCCCCTGCGCAGCGACCAGTACCGCAGCCGCAACCCGCTGCTGATCCCGCTGCTCTACGACTTCCGGCGCATGACGGCGCGGCGCCGCGTCAACCGCAAGATGGGATTCCACGTGCTCTACAAGACGCCCTGCGGGCTGTGCCTGCGCTCCATGCACGAGATCGAGCGCTACCTCTTCGAGACGGACTGCGACTTCCTCTTCCTGGAGATGTTCTGCCTGGACCCCTACGTGCTGGTGGACCGCAAGTTCCAGCCCTACAAGCCCTACTACTACATCGCCGACATCACCAAGGGCAAGGAGGACGTGCCGCTGTCGTGCGTCAACGAGATCGACAGCACGCCGCCGCCGCAGGTGGCCTACAGCAAGGAGAGGATCCCCGGCAAGGGCGTCTACATCAACACCAGCTGGGAGTTCCTCGTGGGCTGCGACTGCAAGGACGGCTGCAGGGACAA aTCCAGGTGTGCCTGTCACCAGCTGACCATCCAGGCCAGCGGCTGCACCCCCGGAGGGCAAATCAACCCCAACTCGGGCTACCAGCACAAGCGGCTGGAGGAATGTCTCCCCACAGG CGTTTACGAGTGCAACAAGAGGTGCAAGTGCAACGTGAACATGTGCACGAACCGCCTGGTGCAGCACGGGCTGCAGGTGCGGCTGCAGCTCTTCAAGACCCAGAACAAGGGCTGGGGCATTCGCTGCCTCGACGACATCGCCAAGGGCTCCTTCGTCTGCATCTACGCAG GGAAAATCCTCACGGACGACTTTGCTGACAAAGAGGGGCTGGAGATGGGCGATGAGTACTTTGCCAACCTGGACCACATCGAGAGCGTGGAGAACTTCAAGGAGGGCTACGAGAGCGACGCCAAGTGCTCGTCGGACAACAGCGGCGTGGACCTCAAGGACGACGACGACAACGAGAACACGGGCacggaggagctggaggagtcCAACGAGGACAGCTCCGACGACAACTTCTGCAAGGACGAGAGCTTCAGCACGAGCTCGGTGCTGCGCAGCTACGCCACGCGCCGGCAGACGCGCGGCCAGCGCGACCCCGCCGAGCCGGCGCCCAAGGAGGCGGCGCTGCCGCGGCCCCTGGGCCACGACGAGCCCGCCACGGCCGCCCCCTGCAAGCTGCCCGCGTCCGAGGAGACCTCCAAGAACAAAGTGGCCTCGTGGCTGAGCTCCAACAGCGTGGCCGAGAGCTTCCAGGACAGCGACAGCGCCTCGTCCTTCAGGACGGGCGAGGGGGGAGAGGCCAAGGCTGTGAAGATGGAGATCCCCGCCGAGAGGGAGAAGGGCTGCGCTCCCGCGCCGGGAGATCTCAACGGGGAGGCAAAGCCAGCCAAGAAGGAG GAACCCGAAGAACCAACCAGAATTCCTGG GCTGAGCGGGCTGGGGAGGAGGTACGGCTACAACCCGTGTCCCCCCAAGCTGGACGGGATCCGCCGGCCCCTGAGCGGCTCCGCGCTGCTGCAGAGCCGCCGGCGCTCGCTGGGCCTGCCGCCCCTGGAG gACGTGCTGACGCTGTCGAGCAGTACCGACAGCGACGAGGAgaacagggcagggcaggccccGGGCACCACCAACGACAGCGACGACATCCAGACCATTTCCTCGGGAtccgaggaggaggaaggggaggacaAGAAGAATCAGTCATCCGGCTCAG GCCCCGTGAAGAGACAGGTGGCAGTGAAATCCACGCGGGGCTTCGCCCTCAAGTCCACGCACGGCATCGCCATCAAGGCGACGCCGCTGGCGGCGGCCGACAAGGGCGAGAGCGCGGGGCCGGTGCGGCGCAGCACGCGGCAGTTCTACGACGGCGAGGAGAACTGCTACATCATCGACGCCAAGCTCGAGGGCAACCTGGGCCGCTACCTCAAC cacagctgcaccccAAACCTCTTTGTGCAGAACGTCTTCGTGGACACCCACGACCTTCGCTTCCCCTGGGTCGCCTTCTTCGCCAGCAA gCGGATCCGAGCTGGCACGGAGCTGACCTGGGATTACAACTACGAGGTGGGCAGCGTGGAGggcaaggagctgctgtgctgctgcgGGGCCATCGACTGCCGGGGCCGCCTGCTCTga
- the SETDB1 gene encoding histone-lysine N-methyltransferase SETDB1 isoform X2, which yields MDSPDMKELQEEVMDDLGISLEELQEIIDKEVENSEWVKQRKQQLEELEECMRHKEEEVAHVDQLIDDAMRAIDKCETLAKELYSMMGLQYRDSSSEDEAPAPAEVIEIADEEDDDVLSVDSGWKRSSSSPRISRDQSLLREAMVAMRKSARDVAKFMDAVNKKTNLQEAQKDAQPPQEPPGTVQPVTVPAAPGNDLNTDGDLKVGMRILGKKRTKTWHKGTLIAIQTVGAGKKYKVKFDNKGKSLLSGNHIAYDYHPSAERHHVGRRVVARYKDGNQIWLYAGIVAETPNLKNKDRFLIFFDDGYASYVKEWELYPVCRPLKKAWEDIEDVSCRDFIEEYITAYPNRPMVLLKSGQLIKTEWEGTWWKSRVEEVDGSLVKILFLEALPMGTVSSSFSFPQEDRRCEWIYRGSTRLEPMFSMKTSTASTQEKKQSGQARTRPNVGAVRSKGPVVQYTQDLAGAGPQYKAPEPPPAARPASPQPVEMEHWPPAALCPSTWTDLLADLAGNSGSVVGPGGHGAAPGPAAARGPRGTIPEPQAAGGLEEGGARPADEGSVLEDTRGTWECAG from the exons ATGGATTCCCCGGACATgaaagagctgcaggaggaggtgatGGATGACCTGGGGATCTCCTTGGAGGAGCTCCAGGAAATCATCGACAAAGAAGTGGAGAACTCGGAGTGGGTGAAGCAGCgcaagcagcagctggaggagctggaggagtgCATGAGGcacaaggaggaggaggtggcccACGTTGACCAGCTCATTGACGATGCCATGAG ggCCATCGACAAGTGCGAGACGCTGGCCAAGGAGCTGTACTCCATGATGGGGCTGCAGTACCGCGACAGCAGCTCGGAGGACGAGGCGCCGGCGCCCGCGGAGGTGATCGAGATCGCCGACGAGGAGGACGACGACGTCCTGAGCGTGGACTCGGGCTGGAAGCGCA gcagcagcagtcccAGAATCTCCAGGGATCAGAGTCTG ctgcGGGAAGCAATGGTTGCCATGAGGAAATCTGCCCGGGACGTTGCGAAATTCATGGATGCTGTGAACAAGAAGACGAACTtgcaggaggcacagaaag ATGCACAACCCCCTCAGGAACCTCCTGGCACTGTCCAgcctgtcactgtccctgcagcccctggcaatGATCTCAACACTGATGGGGACCTCAAAGTGGGCATGaggattttggggaaaaaaagaaccaagACATGGCACAAGGGGACGTTGATTGCCATCCAGACGGTTG gtgctgGCAAGAAATACAAAGTGAAATTTGATAATAAAGGAAAGAGTTTGCTCTCGGGCAACCACATTGCCTACGATTACCACCCGTCTGCTGAGAGGCACCACGTGGGCAGGAGGGTGGTGGCCAGGTACAAGGATGGCAACCAGATTTGGCTCTATGCTGGGATCGTGGCTGAGACCCCCAACCTCAAGAATAAAGACAG GTTCCTGATCTTCTTCGACGACGGCTACGCGTCGTACGTGAAGGAGTGGGAGCTGTACCCGGTCTGCCGGCCAC TGAAAAAGGCCTGGGAAGACATTGAGGACGTTTCCTGTCGGGATTTCATTGAGGAGTACATCACTGCCTACCCCAACCGGCCCATGGTGCTGCTCAAGAGTGGGCAGCTGATCAAAACCGAGTGGGAAGGCACCTGGTGGAAATCCAGAGTGGAGGAAGTGGATGGGAGTCTGGTGAAAATCCTTTTCCTG GAAGCTCTTCCCATGGGAACTGTGAGCTCTTCCTTCTCGTTCCCACAAGAGGACAGACGCTGTGAGTGGATTTACCGGGGCTCCACTCGCCTCGAGCCCATGTTCAGCATGAAAACTTCCACAGCTTCCACCCAGGAGAAGAAGCAGAGTGGGCAAGCCAGGACTCGTCCCAACGTTG GTGCTGTGAGGAGCAAGGGCCCTGTGGTCCAGTACACGCAGGATTTGGCAGGAGCTGGTCCCCAGTACAAGGCTCCAGAGCCGCCGCCAGCTGCACGTCCTGCGTCTCCTCAGCCCGTGGAGATGGA GCACTGGCCCCCGGCTGCCTTGTGTCCCTCCACTTGGACTGACCTGCTCGCTGACCTCGCTGGGAATTCGGGATCAGTGGTGGGTCCTGGTGGGCACGGAGCAGCCCCCGGCCCAGCCGCTGCCAGGGGCCCAAGGGGGACAATCCCGGAGCCGCAGGCTGCAGGAGGCCTGGAGGAAGGAGGAGCTCGGCCTGCTGATGAAGGGAGCGTGTTGGAGGACACCAGGGGCACCTGGGAATGCGCTGGGTGA
- the CERS2 gene encoding ceramide synthase 2 — protein MFQTLYSYFWWERLWLPANLTWADLEDRDGRVYAKASDLYITLPLAFLFLVVRHLFETYVATPLAGLLNVKEKVRLKATPNAVLEKFYAATTKHPKQADVEMLSKKSGCTVRQVERWFRRRRNQDRPSLLKKFREASWRFTFYLIAFIAGMAVIVDKPWFYDLREVWKGYPIQSMLPSQYWYYMIELSFYWSLLFSIASDVKRKDFKEQIIHHVATIILISFSWFANYIRAGTLIMALHDSSDYLLESAKMFNYAGWRNTCNNIFIVFAAVFIITRLVILPFWIMHCTVFYPLDLYPAFFGYYFFNFMMVVLQSLHIFWAYLIIRMAQKFITGKVVEDERSDREETDNSEEEEEVAKNGPLSNGHPVLNNNHRKTD, from the exons atGTTTCAGACCTTGTACAGCTATTTTTGGTGGGAACGGCTCTGGCTCCCGGCAAACCTCACCTGGGCTGACCTGGAGGACCGGGATGGGCGAGTATATGCCAAAGCCTCTGACCTGTACATCACCCTCCCCCTGGCCTTCCTCTTCCTCGTTGTCCGGCACCTCTTTGAGAC GTACGTGGCCACCCCCCTGGCCGGGCTCCTGAATGTCAAGGAGAAGGTGCGGTTAAAAGCCACCCCCAATGCGGTGCTGGAGAAGTTTTATGCTGCCACCACCAAACACCCCAAGCAg gccgACGTGGAGATGCTCTCCAAGAAGAGCGGCTGCACCGTGCGCCAGGTCGAGCGCTGGTTCCGCCGCCGCCGCAACCAGGACCGGCCCAGCCTGCTCAAGAAATTCCGGGAGGCCAG TTGGAGATTCACCTTTTACCTTATTGCTTTCATTGCTGGCATGGCTGTCATAGTGGAT AAACCCTGGTTCTACGACCTCCGGGAGGTGTGGAAGGGATACCCCATCCAG AGCATGCTGCCCTCCCAGTACTGGTACTACATGATCGAGCTCTCCTTCTACTGGTCCCTGCTCTTCAGCATCGCCTCCGACGTCAAGCGCAAG GACTTCAAAGAGCAAATCATCCACCACGTGGCCACCATCATCCTCATCAGCTTCTCCTGGTTCGCCAACTACATCCGCGCCGGGACGCTCATCATGGCCCTGCACGACTCCTCGGATTATCTGCTGGAG TCTGCCAAGATGTTCAACTACGCCGGGTGGAGGAACACCTGCAACAACATCTTCATCGTCTTCGCCGCTGTCTTCATCATCACCCGCCTGGTCATCCTGCCCTTCTG GATCATGCACTGCACGGTGTTTTACCCGCTGGATCTCTACCCCGCCTTCTTCGGGTACTACTTCTTCAACTTCATGATGGTGGTGCTGCAGTCGCTGCACATCTTCTGGGCCTACCTCATCATCCGCATGGCCCAGAAGTTCATAACTGGAAAG GTGGTGGAGGATGAGCGGAGTGACCGTGAGGAGACGGACAActccgaggaggaggaggaggtggccaAGAACGGGCCCCTCTCCAATGGCCACCCTGTCCTCAACAACAACCACCGCAAAACCGACTGA
- the MINDY1 gene encoding ubiquitin carboxyl-terminal hydrolase MINDY-1 isoform X1 has protein sequence MEQDGTPGGGDRTPGVGDRTPGGGARTPGGQDGTPGVEDGTPGVEDGTPGVEDGTPGGQDGTPGGGDRTPRGGDRTPGVEDRTPGVEDRTPGGGAGTPGVEDGTPRGQDGTPGGGDGTPGVEDGTPRGQDGTPGVEDGTPGVGDETPAPAGGAAEGGSGPEGPPGGSPEERPRQRGGSPAAGPPRAQPPAPKEEFHRVKWIGWKGQRTPVVTQSENGPCPLLAIINILLLQWKVKLPPQKEVITAEELMAHLGDCILATQPRDTSEGLQLNFQQNISDTMMVLPKLSTGLDVNVRFTGVSDFEYTPECIIFDLLNIPLYHGWLVDPQSPEQVQAVGRLSYNQLVEKIITCKQASDSSLVSEGLVAEQFLESSASQLTFHGLCELTARAREGELGVFFRNNHFSTIIKHKGHLYLLVTDQGFLQEERVVWESLHSVDGDSSFCDSDFHLSHGPGTAGATAAAPDHRQSQVDQDFLMALSLQEGQIVPSVLSDLELARQLQHEEYQQHHPHPQPAPPLPAQAGGRAPRERRQRQRPDLDCALL, from the exons ATGGAGCAGGACGGGACCCCCGGTGGCGGGGACAGGACCCCCGGTGTTGGGGACAGGACCCCCGGTGGCGGGGCCAGGACCCCCGGTGGCCAGGACGGGACCCCCGGTGTTGAGGACGGGACCCCCGGAGTTGAGGACGGGACCCCCGGTGTTGAGGACGGGACCCCCGGTGGCCAGGACGGGACCCCCGGTGGTGGGGACAGGACCCCCCGTGGCGGGGACAGGACCCCCGGAGTTGAGGACAGGACCCCCGGTGTTGAGGACAGGACCCCCggtggcggggccgggaccCCCGGTGTTGAGGACGGGACCCCCCGTGGCCAGGACGGGACCCCCGGTGGCGGGGACGGGACCCCCGGTGTTGAGGACGGGACCCCCCGTGGCCAGGACGGGACCCCCGGTGTTGAGGACGGGACCCCCGGTGTTGGGGACGAGACCCCCGCCCCAGCCGGGGGCGCTGCCGAGGGGGGATCCGGCCCCGAGGGACCCCCGGGGGGCTCCCCCGAggagcggccccggcagcggggGGGGTCCCcggcggccgggccgccccGGGCGCAGCCCCCCGCCCCGAAGGAGGAGTTCCACCGGGTGAAGTGGATCGGCTGGAAGGGGCAGCGCACGCCCGTGGTGACCCAGAGCGAGAACGGGCCGTGCCCGCTGCTGGCCATCATCAacatcctcctgctgcagtggaaG GTGAAGCTGCCCCCGCAGAAGGAGGTGATCACGGCCGAGGAGCTGATGGCACATTTGG GGGATTGCATCCTGGCCACCCAGCCCCGGGACACCtcggaggggctgcagctgaacTTCCAGCAG AACATCAGTGACACCATGATGGTCCTGCCAAAGCTCTCCACGGGGCTGGACGTCAACGTCAGGTTCACGGGGGTCTCAGATTTCGAGTACACCCCCGAGTGCATCATCTTCGACCTCCTCAACATCCCTCTCTACCACGGCTGGCTGGTGGACCCCCAG AGCCCGGAGCAGGTCCAGGCCGTGGGCAGGCTCAGCTACAACCAGCTGGTGGAGAAGATCATCACCTGCAAACAGGCCAGCGACTCCAGCCTGGTGAGCGAAG gGCTGGTGGCCGAGCAGTTCCTGGAGTCCTCGGCGTCGCAGCTCACCTTCCACGGGCTGTGCGAGCTCACGGCGCGGGCCCGCGAGGGCGAGCTCGGCGTCTTCTTCCGCAACAACCACTTCAGCACCATCATCAAGCACAAG GGCCACCTGTACCTGCTGGTGACGGACCAGGGCTTCCTGCAGGAGGAGCGGGTGGTGTGGGAGAGCCTGCACAGCGtggatggggacagcagctTCTGCGACAGCGACTTCCACCTCAGCCACGGCCCGGGCACCGCGGGGGCCACCGCGGCGGCCCCGGACCACCGGCAGAGCCAGGTGGACCAG GATTTCCTGATGGCCCTGTCGCTGCAGGAGGGGCAGATCGTCCCCTCCGTGCTCAGCGACCTGGAGCTGgcgcggcagctgcagcacGAGGAGTACCAGCAgcaccatcctcatcctcagccCGCTCCTCCTCTGCCGGCGCAG GCGGGCGGGCGCGCCCCCCGagagcggcggcagcggcagcggccgGATTTGGACTGCGCCCTCCTGTAG
- the MINDY1 gene encoding ubiquitin carboxyl-terminal hydrolase MINDY-1 isoform X2, with protein MEQDGTPGGGDRTPGVGDRTPGGGARTPGGQDGTPGVEDGTPGVEDGTPGVEDGTPGGQDGTPGGGDRTPRGGDRTPGVEDRTPGVEDRTPGGGAGTPGVEDGTPRGQDGTPGGGDGTPGVEDGTPRGQDGTPGVEDGTPGVGDETPAPAGGAAEGGSGPEGPPGGSPEERPRQRGGSPAAGPPRAQPPAPKEEFHRVKWIGWKGQRTPVVTQSENGPCPLLAIINILLLQWKVKLPPQKEVITAEELMAHLGDCILATQPRDTSEGLQLNFQQNISDTMMVLPKLSTGLDVNVRFTGVSDFEYTPECIIFDLLNIPLYHGWLVDPQSPEQVQAVGRLSYNQLVEKIITCKQASDSSLVSEGLVAEQFLESSASQLTFHGLCELTARAREGELGVFFRNNHFSTIIKHKEERVVWESLHSVDGDSSFCDSDFHLSHGPGTAGATAAAPDHRQSQVDQDFLMALSLQEGQIVPSVLSDLELARQLQHEEYQQHHPHPQPAPPLPAQAGGRAPRERRQRQRPDLDCALL; from the exons ATGGAGCAGGACGGGACCCCCGGTGGCGGGGACAGGACCCCCGGTGTTGGGGACAGGACCCCCGGTGGCGGGGCCAGGACCCCCGGTGGCCAGGACGGGACCCCCGGTGTTGAGGACGGGACCCCCGGAGTTGAGGACGGGACCCCCGGTGTTGAGGACGGGACCCCCGGTGGCCAGGACGGGACCCCCGGTGGTGGGGACAGGACCCCCCGTGGCGGGGACAGGACCCCCGGAGTTGAGGACAGGACCCCCGGTGTTGAGGACAGGACCCCCggtggcggggccgggaccCCCGGTGTTGAGGACGGGACCCCCCGTGGCCAGGACGGGACCCCCGGTGGCGGGGACGGGACCCCCGGTGTTGAGGACGGGACCCCCCGTGGCCAGGACGGGACCCCCGGTGTTGAGGACGGGACCCCCGGTGTTGGGGACGAGACCCCCGCCCCAGCCGGGGGCGCTGCCGAGGGGGGATCCGGCCCCGAGGGACCCCCGGGGGGCTCCCCCGAggagcggccccggcagcggggGGGGTCCCcggcggccgggccgccccGGGCGCAGCCCCCCGCCCCGAAGGAGGAGTTCCACCGGGTGAAGTGGATCGGCTGGAAGGGGCAGCGCACGCCCGTGGTGACCCAGAGCGAGAACGGGCCGTGCCCGCTGCTGGCCATCATCAacatcctcctgctgcagtggaaG GTGAAGCTGCCCCCGCAGAAGGAGGTGATCACGGCCGAGGAGCTGATGGCACATTTGG GGGATTGCATCCTGGCCACCCAGCCCCGGGACACCtcggaggggctgcagctgaacTTCCAGCAG AACATCAGTGACACCATGATGGTCCTGCCAAAGCTCTCCACGGGGCTGGACGTCAACGTCAGGTTCACGGGGGTCTCAGATTTCGAGTACACCCCCGAGTGCATCATCTTCGACCTCCTCAACATCCCTCTCTACCACGGCTGGCTGGTGGACCCCCAG AGCCCGGAGCAGGTCCAGGCCGTGGGCAGGCTCAGCTACAACCAGCTGGTGGAGAAGATCATCACCTGCAAACAGGCCAGCGACTCCAGCCTGGTGAGCGAAG gGCTGGTGGCCGAGCAGTTCCTGGAGTCCTCGGCGTCGCAGCTCACCTTCCACGGGCTGTGCGAGCTCACGGCGCGGGCCCGCGAGGGCGAGCTCGGCGTCTTCTTCCGCAACAACCACTTCAGCACCATCATCAAGCACAAG GAGGAGCGGGTGGTGTGGGAGAGCCTGCACAGCGtggatggggacagcagctTCTGCGACAGCGACTTCCACCTCAGCCACGGCCCGGGCACCGCGGGGGCCACCGCGGCGGCCCCGGACCACCGGCAGAGCCAGGTGGACCAG GATTTCCTGATGGCCCTGTCGCTGCAGGAGGGGCAGATCGTCCCCTCCGTGCTCAGCGACCTGGAGCTGgcgcggcagctgcagcacGAGGAGTACCAGCAgcaccatcctcatcctcagccCGCTCCTCCTCTGCCGGCGCAG GCGGGCGGGCGCGCCCCCCGagagcggcggcagcggcagcggccgGATTTGGACTGCGCCCTCCTGTAG